Proteins encoded by one window of Streptomyces clavuligerus:
- a CDS encoding Fpg/Nei family DNA glycosylase, with protein sequence MPEGHTIHRLAEDHRARFLDRPVRVSSPQGKFSDAAALLDGQPLTDAEAHGKHLFLGFGALGWVHIHLGLFGKVDFGDAPAPPPTDTVRLRLTTPKAHVDLRGPTTCALITDGEKTAVHERLGPDPLRPDDDPDRVWARLSRSRTTVAALLLDQKIIAGVGNVYRAEVLFRLGIDPYRAGRDITRAEWDAIWADLVELMREGVRNNRIDTVRPEHMPEAMGRPPRVDDHGGEVYVYRRDRRPCHVCGTEVRTAGLAARNLFWCPACQRR encoded by the coding sequence GTGCCCGAAGGGCATACGATCCACCGCCTCGCCGAGGACCACCGCGCCCGCTTCCTGGACCGGCCGGTACGGGTGAGCAGCCCACAGGGCAAGTTCTCCGACGCCGCCGCCCTCCTCGACGGGCAGCCGCTGACGGACGCCGAGGCCCACGGCAAACATCTCTTCCTCGGCTTCGGCGCCCTCGGCTGGGTCCATATCCACCTCGGCCTCTTCGGCAAGGTCGACTTCGGCGACGCCCCCGCGCCGCCGCCCACGGACACCGTCCGGCTCCGGCTCACCACCCCGAAGGCCCATGTCGATCTGCGCGGCCCCACCACCTGCGCGCTGATCACCGACGGCGAGAAGACCGCCGTGCATGAGCGGCTCGGCCCCGACCCGCTGCGCCCGGACGACGACCCCGACCGGGTCTGGGCCCGGCTCTCCCGCTCCCGGACGACCGTCGCGGCGCTGCTGCTGGACCAGAAGATCATCGCGGGGGTGGGCAATGTGTACCGCGCCGAGGTGCTGTTCCGGCTGGGTATCGACCCCTATCGCGCGGGCCGCGACATCACCCGCGCCGAGTGGGACGCGATCTGGGCCGACCTGGTGGAGCTGATGCGCGAGGGCGTCCGGAACAACCGGATCGACACCGTCCGGCCCGAGCACATGCCCGAGGCGATGGGCCGTCCCCCGCGCGTCGACGACCACGGCGGCGAGGTGTACGTCTACCGCCGGGACCGGCGCCCGTGCCATGTCTGCGGCACGGAGGTCCGTACCGCCGGGCTGGCCGCCCGCAACCTCTTCTGGTGCCCCGCCTGCCAGCGGCGCTGA
- a CDS encoding MerR family transcriptional regulator: protein MEQLTIGAFARRARLSPKALRLYDRLGLLTPRRVDEATGYRWYDPDQVDRARLVVLLRRLDMPLARIAEVVELPGPEAADAVAAHWSAAEERFAAQRAVAGLLQDRLSGRSQDMYEVTLTETAGHTVLTERRRVLAGELPRWIPRSCERLHALAESCGGAAGPPFVVYHGEVSEESDSPAEVCLPVAADVPSARAAVHRATAAPAEPDAGAMSARPEPPRRLAAARVTKSLMVYPRMLPVYDAVAQWALDQGLERVGPGREIYFADWAPAAPEDEVCAIAFPVR from the coding sequence GTGGAACAGCTCACCATCGGCGCCTTCGCCCGGCGGGCCCGGCTCTCGCCCAAGGCGCTGCGTCTGTACGACCGGCTCGGTCTGCTCACCCCGCGCCGGGTGGACGAGGCCACCGGCTACCGCTGGTACGACCCGGACCAGGTGGACCGCGCCCGGCTGGTGGTGCTGCTCCGCAGGCTCGACATGCCGCTGGCGCGGATCGCCGAGGTCGTCGAGCTGCCGGGGCCCGAGGCCGCCGACGCGGTCGCCGCCCACTGGTCGGCCGCCGAGGAGCGGTTCGCCGCGCAGCGGGCGGTGGCGGGTCTCCTCCAGGACCGACTGTCAGGAAGGAGCCAGGACATGTACGAGGTGACCCTCACCGAAACCGCCGGGCACACCGTGCTCACCGAGCGCCGGAGGGTGCTCGCGGGGGAGCTGCCACGGTGGATACCGCGCTCCTGCGAGCGGCTGCACGCCCTCGCGGAGAGCTGCGGAGGGGCGGCGGGCCCGCCGTTCGTCGTCTACCACGGGGAGGTCTCCGAGGAGAGCGACAGCCCCGCCGAGGTCTGTCTCCCGGTCGCCGCCGATGTGCCGTCGGCCCGGGCGGCCGTCCACCGCGCCACCGCGGCCCCCGCCGAGCCGGACGCGGGCGCCATGTCCGCCCGGCCGGAACCGCCCCGCCGGCTCGCCGCCGCCCGGGTGACCAAGTCCCTGATGGTCTACCCCCGGATGCTCCCCGTCTACGACGCCGTGGCCCAGTGGGCCCTCGACCAGGGTCTGGAACGTGTGGGGCCGGGCCGCGAGATCTACTTCGCCGACTGGGCGCCGGCCGCTCCGGAGGACGAGGTCTGCGCGATCGCCTTCCCGGTCCGCTGA
- a CDS encoding GNAT family N-acetyltransferase: MITGTRIRTAGESDFAGLLELAAEVEHWFGPMVAEPGFHRALRTHLGRSTALVAETADGALVGGLLFAPAADSPGPGPAPGPGSAPVPGPAAVPGPDGARGPAVPVDRPSPDRESAEGPVHHVDWLVISERARGTGVGRALLARALERFAPAPATVEVITFGADHPGAVTSGARVFYERLGFTPGPAADPGPEGGSRQLYRLRRTG; this comes from the coding sequence ATGATCACCGGTACGAGAATCCGCACGGCGGGGGAGAGCGACTTCGCGGGGCTGCTGGAACTGGCCGCCGAGGTCGAGCACTGGTTCGGCCCGATGGTGGCGGAACCGGGCTTCCACCGGGCCCTGCGCACCCATCTCGGGCGTTCCACCGCCCTGGTCGCGGAGACGGCCGACGGAGCCCTTGTCGGCGGACTGCTCTTCGCCCCGGCCGCCGACAGCCCCGGCCCTGGCCCTGCCCCCGGCCCTGGCTCTGCCCCCGTCCCGGGCCCTGCCGCCGTCCCCGGCCCGGACGGCGCCCGCGGTCCGGCCGTGCCCGTCGACCGGCCGTCCCCCGACCGCGAGTCCGCCGAGGGCCCCGTCCACCATGTCGACTGGCTGGTGATCTCCGAACGGGCCCGCGGCACCGGGGTCGGCCGGGCCCTGCTGGCCCGGGCGCTGGAACGCTTCGCCCCGGCCCCGGCCACCGTCGAGGTCATCACCTTCGGCGCCGACCACCCCGGCGCCGTCACCAGCGGCGCCCGTGTCTTCTACGAACGTCTCGGCTTCACCCCGGGACCGGCGGCGGACCCCGGCCCGGAGGGCGGATCGCGCCAGCTCTACCGGCTGCGCCGCACCGGCTGA
- a CDS encoding ribose-5-phosphate isomerase, which yields MRVYLGSDHAGYELKNHLVEWLTAHGHEPVDCGPHIYDAQDDYPPFCLRAAERTAADPTSLGIVIGGSGNGEQIAANKVKGVRAALAWSEQTAALGREHNDANVIAIGGRMHTPEESTKFVEIFLNTPYSQEERHSRRIAMLSAYETTGELPPIPAHHPQG from the coding sequence ATGCGTGTGTACCTCGGCTCCGACCATGCGGGCTACGAACTGAAGAACCACCTCGTCGAGTGGCTGACGGCCCATGGCCACGAGCCCGTCGACTGCGGCCCCCACATCTATGACGCGCAGGACGACTACCCGCCGTTCTGCCTTCGCGCCGCAGAGCGGACCGCCGCCGACCCCACCAGCCTGGGCATCGTGATCGGCGGCTCCGGCAACGGCGAGCAGATCGCCGCGAACAAGGTCAAGGGCGTCCGCGCGGCCCTCGCCTGGAGCGAGCAGACGGCGGCGCTCGGCCGTGAGCACAACGACGCCAACGTCATCGCCATCGGCGGCCGGATGCATACGCCGGAGGAGTCCACGAAGTTCGTGGAGATCTTCCTCAACACGCCGTACTCGCAGGAGGAGCGGCACAGCCGCCGGATCGCGATGCTCTCCGCGTACGAGACGACGGGCGAGCTGCCCCCGATCCCGGCCCACCACCCGCAGGGCTGA
- a CDS encoding peptidase inhibitor family I36 protein: MRRFAALAVALSLATPIAAAHAAEAARVAVPAGPDPSAAYARIFSGRACPQDALCLYRDFGSIGGGSAISAGDSLVDLGTVAYDVNDVMSSWSNDTGRTCTWWEHMGQGGGAHPMPDGYRVNVTRAESDSASSVRC, encoded by the coding sequence GTGCGCCGTTTCGCCGCCCTGGCGGTGGCCCTGTCCCTCGCCACCCCGATCGCCGCGGCCCACGCCGCCGAGGCCGCCCGGGTCGCCGTACCCGCGGGCCCGGACCCCTCGGCCGCGTACGCCAGGATCTTCTCCGGCCGGGCCTGCCCCCAGGACGCCCTCTGCCTGTACCGGGACTTCGGCTCCATCGGCGGGGGCAGCGCCATCAGCGCCGGTGACAGCCTCGTCGACCTGGGCACCGTCGCCTACGACGTCAACGACGTGATGTCCTCCTGGTCCAACGACACCGGCCGGACCTGCACCTGGTGGGAGCACATGGGCCAGGGCGGCGGCGCCCACCCGATGCCCGACGGGTACCGGGTGAACGTGACGCGGGCCGAGAGCGACTCCGCGTCGTCGGTCCGATGCTGA
- a CDS encoding PP2C family protein-serine/threonine phosphatase translates to MGHGGGVDSIKARWRKSAHRVRVALRKSAVDYFRGDGSDTLALAGLLLTVPAFTLGTIVLPEWISPAALVLPIVAGALLLRPASLLGLYATCAAGLIVETVALGPYTLGPARVTPGTVLVVAACGFFGLLIAQFRARVGVPWRRGGTMLFDLRERIRVQSALPGLPQGWHHEMALRPAGGQSFSGDFVVAARTNGGRTLEVVLTDVSGKGMDAASRALLLSGAFGGLLGSLPPHGFLPAANGYLLRQDWDEGFATSIHLVLDLDSGDYELLSAGHLPALQLNAGTGCWEEKSAEGPLLGVYDGAAFDPVKGALRPGDVLMLFTDGLVESPERDLTEGMDRLTGEADRYVPAGFAGAAWHLIEAVAKDVNDDRALLILTRDA, encoded by the coding sequence ATGGGTCATGGCGGCGGAGTGGATTCGATCAAGGCACGGTGGCGGAAGTCGGCACACCGGGTCCGTGTCGCGCTGCGCAAGTCCGCCGTCGACTACTTCCGCGGCGACGGCTCGGACACCCTCGCCCTCGCCGGACTGCTGCTGACCGTCCCGGCCTTCACCCTGGGGACGATCGTGCTCCCCGAGTGGATCTCACCGGCCGCGCTCGTCCTGCCCATCGTGGCGGGAGCCCTGCTGCTGCGCCCGGCGAGCCTGCTCGGCCTCTACGCCACCTGCGCCGCCGGGCTGATCGTCGAGACGGTCGCCCTCGGTCCCTATACCCTCGGCCCCGCGCGGGTCACACCCGGCACGGTGCTCGTGGTGGCCGCCTGCGGATTCTTCGGGCTGCTGATCGCCCAGTTCCGGGCCCGGGTCGGCGTGCCCTGGCGGCGCGGCGGAACCATGCTCTTCGACCTGCGCGAACGCATCCGGGTACAGAGCGCCCTGCCCGGGCTGCCCCAGGGCTGGCACCACGAGATGGCCCTGCGGCCCGCGGGCGGCCAGTCCTTCTCCGGGGACTTCGTGGTCGCCGCCCGGACCAACGGCGGACGCACCCTGGAGGTCGTCCTCACCGACGTCTCCGGCAAGGGCATGGACGCCGCCTCCCGCGCCCTGCTGCTCTCCGGCGCCTTCGGCGGCCTCCTGGGCTCGCTGCCGCCGCACGGCTTCCTGCCCGCCGCCAACGGCTATCTGCTCCGCCAGGACTGGGACGAGGGCTTCGCCACCTCCATCCATCTCGTCCTCGACCTGGACTCCGGCGACTACGAACTCCTCTCCGCGGGCCATCTCCCCGCCCTCCAGCTCAACGCCGGCACCGGCTGCTGGGAGGAGAAGAGCGCGGAGGGACCGCTGCTCGGCGTCTACGACGGCGCCGCGTTCGACCCGGTCAAGGGGGCGCTGCGCCCCGGCGATGTCCTCATGCTGTTCACCGACGGCCTGGTGGAGTCGCCGGAACGCGATCTCACCGAGGGCATGGACCGGCTCACCGGCGAGGCCGACCGCTATGTCCCGGCCGGGTTCGCCGGAGCCGCCTGGCATCTGATCGAGGCCGTCGCGAAGGACGTCAACGACGACCGCGCGCTGCTGATCCTCACCCGCGACGCCTGA
- a CDS encoding cation:proton antiporter: MGGAFLAAALLARVGGRIGLPTIPLFILAGILLGPHTPGIVLLSDPHDLEMLSALGLVLLLFYLGLEFHLDDLKSGGRRMALAGGTYLLLNVGAGLGFGFALGWGTSEALVLAGVLGISSSAIVTKVLVDLGRIGNPETKPILGIIVVEDVFLALYLAALQPILSGADSLAAAVLDGGKAFGFLLLLALAARYGTKLVGRLIATRDDELLVISFLGAAVFMAGVSEWFGVADAIGAFMVGLMLGSTTSGERIRKLVHPLRDAFGAIFFFAFGLSIDPGDLTGVLWPVLAAVALTLAMNVLAGLAAARIYGFGPGPAANISTTLLARGEFALILATMAAGAGLDARLSPFIAGYVLLLAVLGPLSAGRSSLLARALPGRTPAPGGV; encoded by the coding sequence ATGGGCGGCGCCTTCCTCGCCGCCGCCCTGCTCGCCCGCGTCGGCGGCCGGATCGGCCTGCCGACGATCCCCCTGTTCATCCTGGCCGGAATCCTCCTCGGCCCGCACACGCCCGGCATCGTGCTCCTGTCGGACCCGCACGACCTGGAGATGCTCTCCGCCCTCGGCCTCGTCCTGCTCCTCTTCTACCTGGGCCTGGAGTTCCATCTGGACGACCTGAAGTCCGGCGGCAGGAGGATGGCCCTCGCGGGCGGGACCTATCTCCTGCTCAACGTCGGCGCCGGACTCGGCTTCGGCTTCGCGCTCGGCTGGGGTACCTCTGAGGCGCTGGTGCTCGCCGGAGTCCTCGGCATCTCCTCGTCGGCCATCGTCACCAAGGTCCTGGTCGACCTCGGCCGCATCGGCAACCCCGAGACCAAGCCGATCCTCGGCATCATCGTCGTCGAGGACGTCTTCCTCGCCCTCTACCTCGCCGCGCTCCAGCCCATCCTCTCCGGCGCCGACAGCCTCGCGGCGGCCGTCCTGGACGGCGGCAAGGCGTTCGGCTTCCTGCTGCTGCTGGCGCTCGCCGCCCGCTACGGCACCAAGCTGGTGGGACGGCTCATCGCCACCCGCGACGACGAACTCCTCGTCATCTCCTTCCTGGGCGCGGCCGTCTTCATGGCCGGGGTCTCCGAGTGGTTCGGCGTCGCCGACGCCATCGGCGCCTTCATGGTCGGTCTGATGCTCGGCTCCACCACGTCGGGCGAGCGCATCCGCAAGCTGGTCCACCCGCTCCGGGACGCCTTCGGCGCGATCTTCTTCTTCGCCTTCGGCCTCTCGATCGACCCGGGCGACCTGACCGGTGTGCTCTGGCCGGTGCTCGCCGCCGTCGCCCTCACCCTGGCGATGAACGTGCTCGCCGGGCTGGCCGCCGCGCGGATCTACGGCTTCGGCCCCGGGCCCGCCGCCAATATCTCCACCACCCTGCTGGCACGGGGCGAGTTCGCGCTCATCCTCGCCACCATGGCGGCGGGAGCGGGGCTCGACGCCCGGCTCTCCCCGTTCATCGCGGGATACGTCCTGCTGCTGGCGGTCCTCGGACCGCTGAGCGCCGGACGCTCCTCACTGCTCGCCCGCGCCCTGCCCGGCCGCACCCCCGCCCCCGGCGGGGTCTGA
- a CDS encoding GNAT family N-acetyltransferase, translating to MTTEPRVLRATEWDDWYASLELAFGGVPLPAEKRELYREITDVERSLGVWDGGEPVATAGSLGFEVTVPGGGRARMAGITMVSVASTHRRRGLLTAMMRRQLDDLRAWGEPLAALYASEPGIYGRFGYGAATRLLRAEIDTDRVRLSTLPEGTDEVRLRRVPVPADALAECEAVYAAHLPTRPGMIARLPHWDRLFVLDPAAERGDSSPLQCVLAERDGAVTGYVRYRVRAAWDEAGPKGKVEVQDFYGMDPASYAALLRHLCGIDLTSTVVLDDRPVDDPWQHLVSDIRRCRVRSSDGLHIRPVEVGAALAARAYSAPVDVVLEVADAFCPWNTGRWRLSGDSGGAVCERTADPADLSLSVRELGAACLGGVRLVSLADAGLVREERAGALAAADAAFVSARAPWGSHMF from the coding sequence ATGACCACTGAACCGCGCGTTCTGCGCGCCACCGAATGGGACGACTGGTACGCCAGTCTGGAGCTGGCCTTCGGTGGGGTTCCGCTGCCCGCCGAGAAGCGTGAGCTGTACCGGGAGATCACCGATGTCGAGCGCTCGCTCGGCGTCTGGGACGGCGGGGAGCCGGTGGCCACCGCGGGGTCGCTGGGGTTCGAGGTCACCGTGCCCGGGGGCGGGCGCGCGCGGATGGCGGGCATCACGATGGTCAGCGTCGCCTCGACGCACCGCAGGCGGGGGCTGCTCACCGCGATGATGCGGCGCCAGCTCGACGACCTCCGCGCCTGGGGCGAGCCACTGGCGGCCCTCTACGCCTCCGAGCCGGGCATCTACGGGCGATTCGGCTACGGCGCGGCGACCCGGCTGCTGCGGGCCGAGATCGACACCGACCGGGTACGGCTGTCCACGCTGCCGGAGGGCACCGACGAGGTGCGGCTCCGCCGGGTGCCGGTGCCCGCCGACGCGCTGGCGGAGTGCGAGGCCGTCTACGCGGCGCACCTCCCCACCCGCCCGGGGATGATCGCCCGGCTCCCCCACTGGGACCGGCTGTTCGTGCTGGACCCGGCGGCGGAACGGGGCGACAGCTCACCGCTCCAGTGCGTCCTGGCCGAACGGGACGGCGCGGTCACCGGCTATGTCCGCTATCGCGTCCGGGCCGCCTGGGACGAGGCGGGCCCCAAGGGAAAGGTCGAGGTCCAGGACTTCTACGGCATGGACCCCGCCTCGTACGCGGCGCTGCTGCGCCACCTCTGCGGGATCGATCTCACGTCCACCGTGGTCCTGGACGACCGGCCGGTGGACGACCCCTGGCAGCATCTGGTCTCGGACATACGCCGCTGCCGGGTCCGGAGCAGCGACGGTCTGCACATCCGGCCGGTGGAGGTGGGCGCGGCGCTGGCGGCGCGTGCCTACAGCGCCCCCGTGGACGTGGTCCTGGAGGTGGCGGACGCCTTCTGTCCCTGGAACACGGGCCGCTGGCGGCTCTCCGGCGACAGCGGCGGCGCGGTCTGCGAGCGCACCGCCGACCCGGCCGACCTCTCCCTGTCGGTACGGGAGCTGGGCGCGGCCTGTCTGGGCGGGGTGCGGCTGGTCTCCCTCGCCGACGCGGGCCTGGTGCGGGAGGAGCGCGCGGGGGCCCTGGCGGCGGCGGACGCGGCGTTCGTGTCGGCGCGGGCCCCGTGGGGATCGCATATGTTCTGA
- a CDS encoding HD domain-containing protein, with amino-acid sequence MRQTWSLAEVEAIALRAHSGRLDKAGRPYTRHIAEVAEGVRARGGSAEQIAAGWLHDTVEDHRLSLEWLREVRLPQSVKDMVLALTRGEDEDLESYTRRILETPGARLVKEADLASNSAPDRLALLDEVTRARLTAKYARTRELLKLDTP; translated from the coding sequence ATGCGGCAGACGTGGAGTCTGGCGGAGGTCGAGGCCATCGCCCTGCGGGCGCACTCCGGCCGGCTCGACAAGGCGGGACGGCCCTACACCCGGCACATAGCCGAGGTGGCCGAAGGGGTCAGGGCCCGGGGCGGCAGTGCCGAGCAGATCGCCGCGGGCTGGCTGCACGACACCGTCGAGGACCACCGGCTCTCCCTGGAGTGGCTGCGGGAGGTACGGCTGCCGCAGTCCGTGAAGGACATGGTCCTCGCCCTCACCCGGGGTGAGGACGAGGACCTGGAGTCCTACACGCGGCGCATCCTGGAGACCCCCGGGGCACGGCTCGTGAAGGAGGCCGACCTCGCGAGCAACAGCGCCCCGGACCGGCTCGCCCTGCTGGACGAGGTGACCCGGGCCCGGCTCACCGCGAAGTACGCGAGGACCCGGGAACTGCTGAAGCTCGACACTCCCTAG
- a CDS encoding amino acid permease, whose amino-acid sequence MTSQDTLSMEGGQPDEPPKSQSAESGGDSLRAGLKNRHLSMIAIGGVIGAGLFVGSGSGIHAAGPAILLSYALVGVMVVLVMRMLGEMAAAHPASGSFSEYADRGLGRWAGFSIGWLYWFFWVVVLAVEATAGAVILEGWIPSVPQWAWALIVMVVLTATNLASVGSYGEFEFWFAGVKVVAIAAFVGVGLLAVFGLLPGSDNPGKGLAHLTDTGGFFPEGYGAVLTGVLMVVFSFMGSEIVTLAAGESADPQRAVTKAVNSVIWRIAVFYLGSIFVVLTLLPWNDPAITQDGSYVAALNSIGIPHAGEIMNVIVLTAVLSCLNSGLYTASRMAFSLGRRGDAPAAFARTDSRGVPRAAIWASVLFGFVAVFFNYRWPDTVFAFLLNSSGAVALFVWLVICCTQLRMRGIILRETPERLVVRMWLFPYLTWATIGMIVFVLVYMLFDDTGREQVLLSLLVAAVVVAIALLRQRSRSRAAS is encoded by the coding sequence ATGACATCCCAGGACACCCTGTCAATGGAAGGTGGGCAGCCCGATGAACCGCCCAAGTCGCAGTCAGCGGAGTCCGGCGGTGACAGTCTGCGGGCGGGACTCAAGAACCGTCATCTCTCCATGATCGCGATCGGCGGGGTGATCGGGGCGGGGCTCTTCGTGGGCTCGGGCTCGGGCATCCACGCCGCCGGGCCCGCCATCCTGCTCTCCTACGCGCTGGTCGGCGTCATGGTCGTGCTGGTGATGCGGATGCTCGGGGAGATGGCGGCGGCGCACCCCGCGTCGGGTTCGTTCTCCGAGTACGCCGACCGCGGGCTGGGCCGCTGGGCCGGGTTCTCGATCGGCTGGCTCTACTGGTTCTTCTGGGTCGTGGTGCTGGCCGTCGAGGCCACGGCGGGCGCCGTGATCCTGGAGGGCTGGATTCCGTCGGTGCCGCAGTGGGCCTGGGCGCTGATCGTGATGGTGGTGCTGACCGCGACCAATCTGGCGTCGGTGGGGTCGTACGGGGAGTTCGAGTTCTGGTTCGCGGGGGTGAAGGTGGTGGCGATCGCCGCCTTCGTCGGCGTCGGGCTGCTGGCGGTCTTCGGGCTGCTGCCGGGCTCGGACAACCCGGGGAAGGGGCTCGCCCATCTCACCGACACCGGGGGCTTCTTCCCCGAGGGGTACGGGGCGGTCCTCACCGGGGTGCTGATGGTGGTCTTCTCGTTCATGGGGAGCGAGATCGTGACCCTGGCGGCGGGCGAGTCGGCCGATCCGCAGCGGGCCGTGACCAAGGCGGTCAACAGTGTGATCTGGCGGATCGCGGTCTTCTATCTGGGCTCGATCTTCGTGGTGCTGACCCTGCTGCCCTGGAACGACCCCGCGATCACCCAGGACGGCTCCTATGTGGCCGCGCTGAACTCCATCGGCATTCCGCACGCCGGGGAGATCATGAACGTCATCGTGCTGACGGCGGTGCTGTCCTGTCTGAACTCCGGGCTCTACACGGCCTCCCGGATGGCGTTCTCGCTGGGCAGGCGGGGTGACGCGCCGGCCGCCTTCGCCCGGACGGACTCCCGCGGGGTGCCGCGCGCGGCGATCTGGGCCTCGGTCCTCTTCGGCTTCGTCGCCGTCTTCTTCAACTACCGCTGGCCCGACACCGTCTTCGCCTTTCTGCTGAACTCCTCGGGCGCGGTCGCCCTCTTCGTCTGGCTGGTGATCTGCTGCACCCAGCTCAGGATGCGGGGCATCATCCTGCGCGAGACGCCGGAGCGGCTGGTGGTGCGGATGTGGCTGTTCCCGTATCTGACCTGGGCCACGATCGGGATGATCGTGTTTGTCCTCGTCTATATGCTCTTCGACGACACCGGGCGTGAGCAGGTGCTGCTGTCCCTGCTGGTGGCGGCCGTGGTGGTGGCGATCGCACTGCTGCGGCAACGGAGCAGGTCCCGCGCCGCCTCCTGA
- a CDS encoding acyltransferase family protein, with protein sequence MFHAPLGYRRAPGPKAREPAVSPPPSPGQPPPAQPSATPRTGRDPFFDNAKYLAIVLVAVAHAWEPVMEGSRATRALYLLVYTFHMPAFILVSGYFSRSWTGDPRQLRRLLTTVALPYVVFETVYSLLRRWADDTPEQPISLLDPFYLTWFLAALFIWRLLTPLLRQLRRPLAAALAVAALASVTPGIGADLNLQRVLQFLPFFVLGLVLRPEHFQLVRRRETRILALPLFAAALGLAYWVAPRVRLDWIYRSSSAQEAGAPWWGGVVATLVLFVLGTLLTAGFLAWVPRRRTWLTALGAGTVCGYLLHGLPLKAAEYGGLFEALPQLGEPVGLVLVSLLAAAGVTLMCTPPVRRALRWATGPELRWAFRRDAAELGPVPGAGDRPRTGYGF encoded by the coding sequence ATGTTCCACGCTCCGCTCGGATATCGCAGGGCACCGGGACCGAAGGCCCGGGAGCCCGCCGTCAGCCCTCCCCCGTCCCCGGGGCAACCACCCCCGGCGCAGCCGTCCGCCACCCCGCGGACGGGCCGCGACCCCTTCTTCGACAACGCGAAATACCTGGCGATCGTGCTGGTGGCGGTCGCCCACGCCTGGGAGCCGGTGATGGAGGGCAGCCGCGCCACCCGGGCGCTCTACCTCCTCGTCTACACCTTCCACATGCCCGCGTTCATCCTTGTCTCGGGCTATTTCTCCCGGAGTTGGACCGGCGACCCGCGCCAACTGCGGCGGCTGCTGACCACGGTGGCCCTGCCCTATGTGGTCTTCGAGACCGTCTACTCCCTCCTCCGCCGCTGGGCGGACGACACCCCCGAGCAGCCGATCTCCCTGCTGGACCCCTTCTATCTGACCTGGTTCCTGGCGGCGCTCTTCATCTGGCGGCTGCTGACCCCGCTGCTGCGGCAGCTCCGCCGTCCGCTGGCGGCCGCCCTCGCCGTCGCCGCGCTGGCCTCGGTCACCCCCGGGATCGGCGCCGATCTGAACCTTCAGCGGGTGCTCCAGTTCCTCCCGTTCTTCGTGCTCGGGCTGGTGCTGCGGCCCGAGCACTTCCAGCTCGTGCGCCGCCGGGAGACACGGATACTGGCGCTGCCGCTGTTCGCGGCGGCCCTGGGCCTCGCCTACTGGGTGGCGCCCCGGGTGCGGCTCGACTGGATCTACCGCTCGTCCAGCGCCCAGGAGGCGGGGGCGCCCTGGTGGGGCGGGGTGGTCGCGACCCTCGTCCTGTTCGTTCTGGGGACGCTGCTGACGGCCGGGTTCCTGGCCTGGGTGCCGCGGCGGCGGACCTGGCTGACGGCCCTCGGGGCCGGGACGGTCTGCGGCTATCTGCTGCACGGGCTGCCGCTGAAGGCCGCGGAGTACGGCGGGCTCTTCGAGGCCCTGCCGCAGCTCGGCGAGCCCGTCGGCCTGGTGCTCGTGAGTCTGCTGGCCGCCGCCGGGGTGACGCTGATGTGCACCCCGCCGGTGCGGCGGGCGCTGCGCTGGGCGACCGGGCCCGAGCTGCGCTGGGCCTTCCGCCGGGACGCCGCCGAGCTGGGGCCGGTCCCCGGTGCGGGGGACCGGCCCCGCACCGGGTACGGGTTCTAG
- a CDS encoding biotin transporter BioY, which translates to MSTATVLSRPGAVLADLLPATRTRDIALVVSGAVLTGIAAQLSVPVPGSPVPVSGQTFAALLVGTALGARLGFLSLGLYAVAGMAGMPWFAEGASGWGMPSFGYVLGMLLASTVVGALARRGADRSVPRMAATMVLGSAVIYAVGVPYLALATGMSLSQAVAAGLTPFLIGDAVKAALAMGALPTAWKLIGRKG; encoded by the coding sequence ATGAGCACTGCCACTGTCCTCTCCCGCCCGGGCGCGGTCCTCGCGGACCTGCTCCCCGCCACCCGTACCCGGGACATCGCCCTCGTCGTGTCGGGCGCGGTCCTCACCGGCATCGCCGCCCAGCTCTCCGTGCCCGTCCCCGGCTCCCCGGTCCCCGTCTCCGGGCAGACCTTCGCCGCCCTTCTCGTCGGCACCGCGCTCGGCGCCCGGCTCGGCTTCCTCTCCCTCGGGCTCTACGCGGTCGCGGGCATGGCCGGAATGCCGTGGTTCGCCGAGGGCGCCTCCGGCTGGGGGATGCCGTCCTTCGGCTATGTCCTCGGCATGCTGCTCGCCTCGACCGTCGTCGGCGCGCTCGCCCGCCGCGGCGCCGACCGCTCCGTCCCGCGCATGGCGGCCACGATGGTCCTGGGCTCGGCGGTCATCTACGCGGTCGGTGTCCCCTACCTCGCCCTCGCCACCGGGATGAGCCTGTCGCAGGCGGTCGCCGCCGGGCTCACCCCGTTCCTCATCGGTGACGCCGTCAAGGCCGCCCTGGCCATGGGCGCGCTGCCCACGGCCTGGAAGCTGATCGGCCGCAAGGGCTGA